The genomic DNA ACGGGAGGATCTGGGCAATCCCAACGCCGTCAAAGTAGTGCTCGATACCCGCGGCTACGCCCTCTACTTCAGCCGGTCTGCGATACCCTATGAGCGCGGGGCGGGAGCGACGGCAAGTCCCCTGAAGCACCTAGGAATCTATGGGTATCAACGGGAAGCACTGCTCGAACTTGCGCGGTTCGAACCGACGCCCCTCGAGGGCAGTGAATCTCTGGAGCAGTTGCGCGCCCTGGAGCACGGCATGGCCATCCGTGTACTGGTCGCCGCCGAGGGAGCGGCACCGGGAGTGGATACCCACGACGACCTGGCGCGGATCGAGGCCCTGCTGGCCGGTGACGGCGGCGGGCCGTGAGCGACATCTTTTCGCAGGCGGCGGCAGGCCGCCCCAAGGAGTGAGGAGAGGACGATGACCACCAAGTACATCTTCGTGACGGGCGGCGTGGTGTCGTCCCTGGGCAAGGGCGTGGCGGCGGCCTCGGTGGGGGCGATCCTCGAATCGCGTGGCTTCTCGGTGACCCTGATGAAGCTCGATCCCTACGTCAATGTCGATCCCGGCACCATGTCGCCCTACCAGCACGGCGAGGTGTTCGTGACCGAGGACGGCGCCGAGACGGACCTCGACCTCGGCCACTACGAACGCTTCACCCACACGGTCACCTCCAAGCGCCACAACTACACCACCGGCAAGATCTACGAGCGGGTGATCAACAAGGAGCGCCGCGGCGACTACCTCGGCAAGACGGTGCAGGTGATCCCCCACGTCACCGACGAGATCAAGGACGCCATGCGCCGGGTGGCGGACGATCACGACGTGGTGATCGTCGAGATCGGCGGCACCATTGGCGACATCGAGTCGCTGCCCTTCGTCGAGGCCATCCGCCAGTTCCGCCAGGAGCTGGGCCGCGGCAACGCCATCAACCTGCACCTGACGCTGGTGCCCTACATCGCCGCCGCCGACGAGCTGAAGACCAAGCCCACCCAGCACTCGGTGCGCGAGCTGCGGGCCATCGGCATCGCCCCGGACGTGCTGATCTGCCGCGTCGACCGGCCGCTGCCGGACGATGTACGCAAAAAAATCTCTCTGTTCTGCAACGTCGACGTCGACCAGGTGATCGCCGCCGTCGACGTCAATACCATCTACGAGGTGCCGCTGACCTTCTGCCGCGAGGGCCTGGACAACAGCATCCTGCAGCTCTTGAACCTACCCCAGTACGACCGCGACATGTCGCGCTGGGAGAAGCTGGTCAACAAGATCAAGAACCCGCACCACGAGGTACGCATCGGCATCGTCGGCAAGTACGTCGAGCTGCCGGACGCCTACAAGAGCCTCAACGAGGCGCTGATCCACGGCGGCATCGCCAACGATGCCTCCGTCGAGCTGGTGTACATCAACGCCGAGGAGATCGAAACCGGCAACTGGCCTCAGGAGATCTTCGAAGTGGACGGCCTGCTGGTGCCGATCGGCTTCGGCAAGCGGGGCACCCAGGGCAAGATCCGCGCGATGCGCTTCGCCCGGGAGCGCAAGGTGCCGATGTTCGGCATCTGTTTGGGGATGCAGATCATGGTCATCGAGTTCGCCAGGAACGTCTGCGGCATCGAAGACGCCACCTCATCGGAGTTCGACAGCGAAGCGGATCACGCGGTGATCTACAAGCTGCGCGATCTCCTGGGAGTCGAAGAGATGGGCGGCACGATGCGCCTCGGTGCCTATCCCTGCCGTCTCACGGAGGGCACCCTGGCGCACCGCATCTACGATCAAGACCAGATCAGCGAGCGCCACCGCCACCGCTACGAAGTCAACCAGAAATACCTCGAACCGCTGGTCGACCACGGCCTGACGGTGGCCGGAAAATCGCCGGACGGGAAGTTCGTGGAGATGGTGGAATTGGCCGATCATCCCTGGTACCTGGGCTGCCAGTTCCACCCGGAATACAAGTCGAAGCCGACGGAGCCGCATCCACTCTTCGTCTCCTACATCCAGGCGGCTCTCGAACATCAGCTCCGCCGCACGGACGAAGAGGCGGACGAGGAGACCCCGGCGCGGGTCGAACTCTCCGCCGTGCCGGACAGCCGTTAGCCTGCCCTTCTCATCAGCAACCTACTGCGAGGCCGTATGTCACTGAATCTGCTGCGTTATCCACAGAACCCGCTCCTCGACGTACTGCGAGTACGCCTTCGTCGCAGAACCTGCGGATGCCTTGCATTTTCAGCGACCTACGGCCTCTCGCTACGGTCGCCGGTGAGAAGTCCAGGCTAGCCCTTCCCGCTCGAACGACCGCCGTACTCGCGAGGCCTCCGTGATCACCACCCCCGTCGAACCCGTCGAACTAGCCCCGGGCATTCTGCTCGCAGGATCCGGCCCCCTGCCGGTGATCGCCGGCCCCTGCGCTATCGAATCCGAGGAACGCACCCTGGAAGCCGCCCGGCGGGTCGCTGCCATCGCCCAGCGGCTGGAGCTGCCGACGGTCTTCAAGGCCTCCTTCGACAAGGCCAACCGCAGCTCCATCGATAGCTTCCGCGGTGTGGGCCTGGAGGAAGGCCTGCGGATCCTCGCACTGGTGGGCCAGGAGACCGGCCTACCGCTGCTGACGGACATCCACGAGCCGCACCAGGCGGCAAAGGCGGCGAAGGTCTGTGACGTGCTTCAGATTCCGGCCTTTCTGTGCCGCCAGACGGACCTGATCGTCGCCGCCGCCGAGACCGGCCGCGCCGTCAACATCAAGAAGGGCCAGTTCATCGCCCCCGGCGACATCCTGCGGGCGGTCGACAAGGCGCGCAGCACCGGCAACACCCGGGTGACCGTCACCGAGCGCGGCTACGCCTTCGGCTACAACAACCTGGTGGTCGATATGCGCTCCTTCGCCATCCTGCGGGAAGAGGGCGTCGCCGCCATTTACGACGTCACCCACTCCCTCCAGTTGCCGGGCTCCGGCGGCCACGAGACCGGCGGCGATCGCCGCTTCGCCGAGCCGCTGGCGCGGGCCGCAGTCGCCGCCGGCGCCGACGGCGTGTTCCTAGAAGTCCACCCGGACCCGGACAAAGCCCTGTCGGACCGCACCGTGCAGCTCGATCCGGAGCGCGCCGAGGCCTTGCTGACCTCCCTGGCGACGGTGCGCCGGGCGGTACTCCCATGAAACCTGACTCGAAGCCCCCCGGACGCAATCCGCGGGAGGTGGCGCGGGAGGTGCTCTCCACCGAAGCCGGAGCGATCCAGGGCCTCCTGCCGCAGCTCGACGAGCGCTTCGACCGCGCCGTCGAGATGATCCGCGGCGCCACCGGCCGGGTGGTGTGCACCGGCATGGGCAAGAGCGGCCTGGTGCTCAAAAAGATCGCCGCCACCCTCTCCTCCACCGGCACGCCGGCCTTCTTCCTGCACCCGGCGGAGGCAGTGCACGGCGACCTCGGGGTGATCGTGCCGGGCGACGTGGTGCTCGCCGCCTCGTTCTCCGGCACCACCGAGGAACTGCTGCGGCTGGTGGGCACCGTCAAGCGCCTCGGCGCACCGCTGATCGTGATGACCGGCAACGCCGACAGTTCCCTCGCCCGGCTGGCGGATCTCCATCTCTCCGTCGCCATCGACCGCGAAGCCTGCCCCCTGAACCTGGCACCGACGGCCTCCACCACCGCCACCCTCGCCCTGGGCGACGCGCTGGCGATGGCGCTTTTGGAGGCGCGGGGCTTCTCGCCGGAAGACTTCGCCAAGCTGCACCCGGCCGGCAATCTCGGCAAGCGGTTGATGCGAGTGCGCGAGCTGATGCACGGCGGCGACAACATGCCGCGAGTGACAACGGACGCGCCGCTCTCCGACACCATCTACGAGATGAGCAAAAAGGGGCTGGGGATCACCGCCGTGGTGGACGGCGAGGGCCGCCTGGTGAGCTGCATTTCCGACGGCGACCTGCGGCGCCTGTTGGCCGAAGACTCCGACCCCCTCACCCGGCGGGCGGCGGAGGTCGGCCACCGGGGACCGCGCACCATCGACCCGGAGGAGCTCGCCGCCACCGCCCTCAAGGAGATGGAAGACCACCGCATCACCTCGCTCTTCGTGGTGGACTCCAGCGGCCGGCTGATCGGCATCGTCCACCTGCACGACCTGTGGGGCCTGGAGCTGTTCTGAACCTCTCGAACGCCGAACTGGCTCGCCGCGCCAGCCGCCTGCGCTGGATTCTGCTCGATGTCGACGGTGTGATGACGGACGGCCGCCTGACCTACAGCGCCGAAGGCGAGGTGCTCAAGAACTTCCACGTGCGGGACGGCTTCGGCATCCGCCTGGCCCAGCGGGCGGGCCTCGGCGTGGGCATCCTTTCCGGCCGCGGCGGTCCGGTGCTCGACCGCCGGGCGCGGGAACTCGATCTCGATCCCATCCTCACCGGCCAGAGCGACAAGGCCCAAGCCTTCGAGAGTTTTCTTTCCGAGCACGGCCTCGAAGCCGAGCAGGTGGCCTATGCCGGCGACGACTGGATGGACCTGCCGGTGCTCAACCGCTGCGGCTTCGGTTGCGCCCCGGCGGACGCCACGGCGGAAGTGCGCGAGCATGCTCACCTGGTGCTCGCCACCCCCGGCGGCTATGGTGCGGTGCGCGAGATGGTCGAGCGCATCCTGCGGCCACGCGGCCGTTGGAGCGATCTACTGCGCCCCTACCTCGACGGCTAACCCGATGGCCTCAGACGTCTCACCCCGGGGCTCGATTCCGCCGCGGGCGCGCCTGATCGAGGCCGCCGTGCGCGGCCTGTCGGCCCTGCTCGGCCGGTTGCCCTGGTCGGTCGCACAGCGCATCGGGCGCGGCATCGGTAGCCTCACCTGGCACCTCGGAAGAAGGGATCGACGGCGGGCGCTGGAACATCTGGCCATCGCCTATCCGGAGCAATCCGAGGACGAACGAATCGCCCTGGCGCGGGCCTGCTTCCGCCACCACGGCACCACCCTGGCGGAGCTGCTCCACCTGCGCCACCGCAACTGGCGGCAGCTCGCGTCGCACATCGTCTGCGAAGGCTGGGAACACATAGCGGAAGCGCGCCGGCGGGGGCAGTCGGTACTGATCGTGAGTGGCCACTGCGGCAACTGGGAAATGCTCGCCGCCCTCACCAACGGCCGGGGCCGCGACCTGCCGCCGGACCAGCAGCTGGCCCTGTCGGTGATCGCCCGCTCCTGGAACGAGCCCAATCTGAACCGCATCATGGTCGATTTGCGGCGGCGCTTCGGCAGCGAGACCATCGAGCGGGGACAGCCGGATTCCGCCCGCCGGCTGCTCGGCGTGCTGCGGCGCGGCGACGCCCTGGCTCTGCTGATCGACCAGGACACCGACGTCGACGGCGTATGGGTGCCCTTCTTCGGCCGCCTCGCCTTCACCCCATCGGCCGCCGCCAAGCTCGGGCGCCGGCCCAAGGTGGCGGTGATCCCGACCTTCTCCGAACGCCTCGCCGACGGCCGCCATCGGGTCACCTTCCGGCCGCCGGTAGACCTGCCCCAAGACGAGCGCGAAGGCACTGCCCGGTTGACGGCAGAGATCGAACGTCAGGTCCGCAAGTGCCCGGAACAGTGGGTGTGGATGCACCGCCGCTGGCGCCGGCGGCCACCGGTCGAGGAGACGCCTGCTGGATGAACTCTCCGCTGCTAGACTCCCGCGCCATGCGCACCGCCCTCCTCGCCCTGACGGTCGCCGCTCTGCTGATCGGATGCGGCGACTCCGCCCGGGAGGAACCGGCCCCGCCCCCCTGGCAGCGCATCGACCTGTTCATCGAACGGCCGCAGGTGGAGATTGCGGGACCGCGCCGCGGCCGTGCCTTCGAGCGACGGCTGGAACCGCTGGGACCGCGGGACGATGGCGCCGACGTCGCCGAGGCACGACGCGGCCGGCGAGCCGGCAGCCAAGTGCGCACCGTCGCCCAGCAAGGCGGCACCCGCCTGGCCTGGTCCCTCCGCCTGCCGGAGGACGGCTACCTCTCCTTCGTCCCCCTGGGCAGCCCCGATGGCGCCTGCCGCTGCACCTACCGGACCGGCGTGCGCGACGCCGACGGTCTCCTGCAGGAGCTTTACCAAACGGAAGTGGGAACGGACCCGGCGGCGGCTCCGGCCACCGTCGAGCTGGACCTCACGCCTTTCGGCGACACCAACGTGGAGATCATCTTCCAGGTCGATCCCCGTCCCGGAACGGATCTCACCAGTGGGCCAACACCCTGG from Acidobacteriota bacterium includes the following:
- a CDS encoding CTP synthase, whose translation is MTTKYIFVTGGVVSSLGKGVAAASVGAILESRGFSVTLMKLDPYVNVDPGTMSPYQHGEVFVTEDGAETDLDLGHYERFTHTVTSKRHNYTTGKIYERVINKERRGDYLGKTVQVIPHVTDEIKDAMRRVADDHDVVIVEIGGTIGDIESLPFVEAIRQFRQELGRGNAINLHLTLVPYIAAADELKTKPTQHSVRELRAIGIAPDVLICRVDRPLPDDVRKKISLFCNVDVDQVIAAVDVNTIYEVPLTFCREGLDNSILQLLNLPQYDRDMSRWEKLVNKIKNPHHEVRIGIVGKYVELPDAYKSLNEALIHGGIANDASVELVYINAEEIETGNWPQEIFEVDGLLVPIGFGKRGTQGKIRAMRFARERKVPMFGICLGMQIMVIEFARNVCGIEDATSSEFDSEADHAVIYKLRDLLGVEEMGGTMRLGAYPCRLTEGTLAHRIYDQDQISERHRHRYEVNQKYLEPLVDHGLTVAGKSPDGKFVEMVELADHPWYLGCQFHPEYKSKPTEPHPLFVSYIQAALEHQLRRTDEEADEETPARVELSAVPDSR
- a CDS encoding KpsF/GutQ family sugar-phosphate isomerase; the encoded protein is MKPDSKPPGRNPREVAREVLSTEAGAIQGLLPQLDERFDRAVEMIRGATGRVVCTGMGKSGLVLKKIAATLSSTGTPAFFLHPAEAVHGDLGVIVPGDVVLAASFSGTTEELLRLVGTVKRLGAPLIVMTGNADSSLARLADLHLSVAIDREACPLNLAPTASTTATLALGDALAMALLEARGFSPEDFAKLHPAGNLGKRLMRVRELMHGGDNMPRVTTDAPLSDTIYEMSKKGLGITAVVDGEGRLVSCISDGDLRRLLAEDSDPLTRRAAEVGHRGPRTIDPEELAATALKEMEDHRITSLFVVDSSGRLIGIVHLHDLWGLELF
- a CDS encoding lysophospholipid acyltransferase family protein; the protein is MASDVSPRGSIPPRARLIEAAVRGLSALLGRLPWSVAQRIGRGIGSLTWHLGRRDRRRALEHLAIAYPEQSEDERIALARACFRHHGTTLAELLHLRHRNWRQLASHIVCEGWEHIAEARRRGQSVLIVSGHCGNWEMLAALTNGRGRDLPPDQQLALSVIARSWNEPNLNRIMVDLRRRFGSETIERGQPDSARRLLGVLRRGDALALLIDQDTDVDGVWVPFFGRLAFTPSAAAKLGRRPKVAVIPTFSERLADGRHRVTFRPPVDLPQDEREGTARLTAEIERQVRKCPEQWVWMHRRWRRRPPVEETPAG
- a CDS encoding HAD hydrolase family protein, coding for MGPGAVLNLSNAELARRASRLRWILLDVDGVMTDGRLTYSAEGEVLKNFHVRDGFGIRLAQRAGLGVGILSGRGGPVLDRRARELDLDPILTGQSDKAQAFESFLSEHGLEAEQVAYAGDDWMDLPVLNRCGFGCAPADATAEVREHAHLVLATPGGYGAVREMVERILRPRGRWSDLLRPYLDG
- the kdsA gene encoding 3-deoxy-8-phosphooctulonate synthase, producing MITTPVEPVELAPGILLAGSGPLPVIAGPCAIESEERTLEAARRVAAIAQRLELPTVFKASFDKANRSSIDSFRGVGLEEGLRILALVGQETGLPLLTDIHEPHQAAKAAKVCDVLQIPAFLCRQTDLIVAAAETGRAVNIKKGQFIAPGDILRAVDKARSTGNTRVTVTERGYAFGYNNLVVDMRSFAILREEGVAAIYDVTHSLQLPGSGGHETGGDRRFAEPLARAAVAAGADGVFLEVHPDPDKALSDRTVQLDPERAEALLTSLATVRRAVLP